In the genome of Streptomyces sp. Tu 3180, the window CAGGATGTCGTGGCTGCCGACGATCTCGTTCATGTCCGGGGTGACGGACTCGTCCCCGTCCCGACGGCCCGGTGCGGGTGCGCCGGGGACGGGCTGCGTCGAGGCGGGCGGTTCAGGCGCTGACATGGGTGCTCCCCGTTCTGTGCAAGTGGTGCGGGTGGGACGAGTCGGCGGCGCGGCGCAGGACCGCCGCGACCTGGGCCGCGTAGGTGTCGAGGCCCTCCGCCCCGCTGCCCGGCAGTCCCGTGAGGCGGGGCAGCAGGTCACCGAAGGCGTTGACCTCGCCGACCGCGAACCGCCGCCAGCCGACGGCCGGGAGCAGGTCGACACCCACGCACAGGGTGCGCGGGAAGCAGGCCGCCGCGCGCTCGCACACGGCGAGGACGTCCGCCCAGTGGGCACCGGCCGCCTCGACGGCGTCGCGCGCCGCGTCGAGGTCGCCGCGGCTGCCGCCGAGGTGGAGGTTGGTCAGCGGTGAGCCGCTGGTGCGCACGACGGCGTGGGTGGCGCGGCCGGCCACCACCACGACCCGCAGATCGGCGGCGCGCCCCCGCTGGGAGGCCTTGGGGAGCCAGCGTTCGAGGTGGAGGCCGTCCGGGGCGAGCGTGTCCACGATGGCGGCGATGTCCCGCTCCCGCTCGTAGCGGCGCACCGCGAGGGAGTTGAACAGCCGTCCGTCCGCGGTGAGTTCGACGGAGGTGGTGGCCCGGATGCGGCCGCTGCCCGACGCCTCCACGGCGAGCACGCCGGAGGCCGAGGAGCCGTGCGCGAGCTTGACGAAGAGCCTCGGCATGCGGTGGTCGCGCATGACGGTGCGCACGTCGTCCCAGCCGGTCACCCGTGCGGCGCCGGGCCCGGAGGTGGGTGAGTACGGCACGGGGACGTCCACCGCGGCCAGGGCCGCGTGGCAGCGCCGCTTGTCGAACAGGACGGCCAGTTCGTCCGCGTCGTCGAGGCGGACCCCGCCCCGCAGGCCGCGCAGCGCCCGTGTGAACCGCGCGTACCAGAGC includes:
- a CDS encoding STM4014 family protein, whose product is MSRSASDPAPAAPAPRFAVVGNPDNRRVTLFADAVRAAGLPAPRVVAWEEVLRSGGAGFAADEVVRLDSPGEHPGVDRLLRGVQDPTRVEGSALWYARFTRALRGLRGGVRLDDADELAVLFDKRRCHAALAAVDVPVPYSPTSGPGAARVTGWDDVRTVMRDHRMPRLFVKLAHGSSASGVLAVEASGSGRIRATTSVELTADGRLFNSLAVRRYERERDIAAIVDTLAPDGLHLERWLPKASQRGRAADLRVVVVAGRATHAVVRTSGSPLTNLHLGGSRGDLDAARDAVEAAGAHWADVLAVCERAAACFPRTLCVGVDLLPAVGWRRFAVGEVNAFGDLLPRLTGLPGSGAEGLDTYAAQVAAVLRRAADSSHPHHLHRTGSTHVSA